A single genomic interval of Kwoniella newhampshirensis strain CBS 13917 chromosome 12, whole genome shotgun sequence harbors:
- a CDS encoding E1-like protein-activating enzyme Gsa7p/Apg7p, whose amino-acid sequence MPPLQFQPLSSQPTPAFWSALTELKLDKFKLDETQQPIIGWLEEGKTVSDREALSTSSQEDAQIGIDGSVGVGGDAFGMSDGMSPPSTIPVTGIVKIFNTIEHFRKNDVKKKLFDDMVETILESFASDQPNLNPFLLVTFADLKKYVFHYWFAFPALAAKPAWEIGPEGLTHMADEDIAEIRTLEDDMSKKSGLKHTAYLVYGARGQRTVAPISDCERIYERINHNEVFVAFHDPSSSKHHPGWPLRNILFYLKTKHSIRDVQVICLRAGLASRQCRITSPEGNQHHPDLSDKLQAVGWERDSFGKLASRQADLGPIMNPARLAEQAVDLNLKLMKWRIMPSLDLEKIASTKCLLLGAGTLGCYVARNLMGWGVRNITFVDSGRVSYSNPVRQPLFDFDDCLDGGKPKAQCAAERLRRIFPGANAKGHSFTIPMPGHPVALSSEQTVASNIRCLEDLIRSHDAVFLLMDSRESRWLPTVIGAAESKIVINAALGFDTYLVMRHGVERIDMGSKELGCYYCNDIVAPTDSLTDRTLDQMCTVTRPGMAPIAAASAVELMVSLVQHPLGPAAPADVLGSAKNYSYDAVSGSPLGIIPHQLRGSLSNWGTLLIKGAAYDRCTGCSHHIIEAYRSGGFTFFLKAFNEIDYLETLTGLDLLHAAGEAVMDQVDWDDSGEDE is encoded by the exons ATGCCTCCCCTGCAATTCCAACCGCTGTCGTCCCAACCGACACCTGCATTTTGGTCTGCCCTGACAGAACTCAAACTTGATAAGTTCAAACTGGACGAAACTCAACAACCCATCATCGGATGGCTCGAAGAGGGTAAAACCGTTTCCGATCGAGAAGCGTTGAGCACATCAAGTCAAGAAGATGCTCAGATCGGTATCGATGGTAGTGTGGGCGTTGGGGGAGATGCCTTCGGGATGAGCGATGGGAT GTCGCCACCTTCAACTATCCCAGTTACCGGAATTGTCAAGATATTCAACACCATCGAACATTTCCGGAAGAACGACGTGAAGAAAAAGCTATTTGATGATATGGTGGAGACA ATCCTCGAATCGTTCGCGTCTGATCAGCCTAATCTTAATCCTTTCTTGCTTGTCACTTTCGCAGACCTCAAGAAATACGTCTTCCACTACTGGTTCGCTTTTCCAGCCCTCGCCGCTAAACCTGCTTGGGAAATTGGACCCGAGGGATTGACGCACATGGCCGACGAG GACATTGCAGAGATTCGGACACTGGAGGACGACATGAGTAAGAAGAGTGGCTTGAAACACACCGCGTACCTTGTCTATGGTGCTCGAGGTCAAAGGACAGTTGCACCAATCTCAGATTGTGAACGCATATACGAAAGAATTAACCATAATGAA GTATTTGTCGCTTTCCATGAcccctcatcttccaagcATCATCCTGGTTGGCCCCTGCGTAACATCCTCTTCTATCTGAAGACAAAACACTCCATCCGTGATGTTCAGGTCATTTGTCTCCGTGCTGGTCTCGCGAGCAGACAATGCCGAATCACTTCGCCTGAAGGTAATCAACATCACCCTGACTTGTCAGACAAGCTGCAAGCAGTaggatgggagagagattCGTTTGGAAAGCTGGCAAGTCGCCAGGCAGACCTTGGACCGATTATGAATCCTGCTCG TCTGGCAGAGCAAGCTGTCGACCTGAATTTGAAATTAATGAAATGGCGAATAATGCCCTCTCTTGATCTCGAAAAGATTGCCAGCACTAAATGCTTATTGCTGGGCGCTGGTACTTTGGGCTGCTATGTGGCCCGAAACTTGATG GGATGGGGCGTCCGTAACATAACATTTGTGGATTCTGGCAGGGTATCGTACTCAAATCCAGTGCGGCAACCATTATTCGATTTCGACGATTGCCTTGATGGAGGGAAACCCAAAGCACAATGCGCAGCAGAAAGGTTGCGAAGAATCTTTCCGGGAGCT AACGCGAAAGGGCATTCTTTCACGATACCAATGCCTGGTCATCCTGTGGCGCTTTCTTCAGAACAAACAGTCGCTTCCAACATACGCTGCCTCGAAGACCTGATCCGATCCCACGATGCTGTTTTTCTTCTCATGGACTCGCGTGAATCACGATGGCTGCCAACAGTCATCGGCGCTGCGGAGTCGAAAATAGTCATCAACGCAGCGCTTGGATTTGACACTTATCTTGTGATGAGACATGGTGTAGAGCGGATAGATATGGGTTCCAAGGAACTGGGTTGCTATTACTGCAACGACATTGTTGCTCCCACAGAC TCCCTCACCGATCGAACACTGGATCAAATGTGTACGGTTACGAGACCTGGAATGGCCCCGATTGCGGCCGCCTCGGCTGTCGAATTGATGGTGTCTCTCGTTCAGCATCCCcttgg ACCTGCCGCACCGGCAGATGTTTTGGGCTCGGCGAAGAATTATTCGTATGACGCCGTGTCGGGAAGCCCTTTGGGCATCATACCTCACCAACTTCGAGGCTCGCTCTCCAACTGGGGAACCTTATTGATCAAGGGAGCAGCGTATGACAGATGTACAGGCTGTAGTCATCAT ATAATCGAAGCGTACCGCTCAGGGGGCTTTACCTTTTTCCTCAAAGCCTTCAACGAGATCGATTACCTGGAGACATTGACAGGACTGGATCTTTTGCACGCTGCGGGTGAAGCTGTGATGGATCAGGTGGACTGGGATGATAGTGGTGAAGACGAATGA